From the genome of Clavelina lepadiformis chromosome 2, kaClaLepa1.1, whole genome shotgun sequence:
TCTGTAAAATAGTATAACCTATATACCGTTTGTGTTTATagtagctgaacattttttatgagatataaacaaaatgttcTTTCATAAACTCAGCACTTAGAgtaaatatcacaaaaataaatacataatAAAATGTCGTGTTGAATTGATTTTATGAGCTCTTTGCTTCGGCATTTCCATCTGCTTTGCTGTGTCATCAATCAACCTCACTGTTGTGTTGATTAGATTTTAATCTAATTTTCATTTCCTATTGCTTAGTCGGGAATCCCGTTCTTGAACCACACAATGAAAAGTTCTTAAGGAAACGATGGTAAGTTatgaaaattataataataaatctGCCGAGCAATTCACCCACCAAAGAACATAAGATGTACCAGATAAGTAAAAGATTAAATTTTGGATTTCAATAACTACcacgaagtaaaaataaaaataaattgttttattttgttgctcTCAGGTCCCTTTTGCGCTTtgacgttttttttttaaatagtttcTTCAACagtccaaaattttttttcaagtgCGTTAAAAAATATCTGGTAAGCCGTGAAATGATTGCTAATTCTATATTATTTGGTAATATTTGAGTTTCttgattaaattttgtaacttaGTAACTCAATTGACGTTTAATAACCCGAGTAACCAACAATAACTTTCGCAACTTCACCGTGAATAAAGTTTTTGATTAATGGCTGACCAATTCAGCGAAACGGGATTTACTCCATAATGCACGTTGAGCGACGTTTCAACGTACAGTATACATGCAgtatgttgttgttgtagtttGTAACATACTTTTATGCCGATATTACTCATATAAGGAAATGTTATTTCTTCGAATTGAAAGCTCATTGTCTTTCTACATCACTTACTGAAATCAATACTGACCTACAATAAGTCTGTGGTTGTCAGATAGTTTAATTTGAAGATCGTTTTTATTGATGTTCGTTTATTGGTGTTTGCAGACTTGAATCCCATGATTTcgacaaaaaatttataattttcttttaatcttGTGTTCAAATCTTTCTTCATATCTTATGTCGacatatactgtagttataatcataaaatattcattttaattcattttagATTACATGTACTACGTTTCATGGTAAAATAAAGCGATTTATTTAGAGTTATTATGAATAACACGCTaataaaaatatgcactaattaattaataattctAAGTCGGTTGCAATAACAATAAGTCGGTCGGTATAAAAAACGTataaaaaattacttcaatCTAGCCACCTTTTTAAAATTAGGTGATAGtttgtagaaataaaaaagttaaaggaAAGTTTTTAACACACTTTTATGACAACGAACTTTATTTACCAGTTAtgcataaaagtaaaattaaacgtGTTTCAACAGCGAAATTGTGCAATGCTTTGCCAAAGAAATATAATGCATAGTATATTACATTTTAGAAACAAAAGTGTTTGAACCAAAGTTTTGACTTGAAAATATTcctgaaaatatttcgtttACCGCTTTTATCTTATTAAATGTGTATGACattaatttacaacaaaataaattttaatgcaaatcATATTTGCCTTTCAGGCTTTACTGTACCTTAATACCGGGCTTAGGTAAAGTCGATACAAAACTTAGAAAAATGAGTAATAACTTGGTTATCGCATAACCAATGCTAAGCGGTGGAAAAATTGCAGTTTGGCTCCAAATTCTATCATTCAACAACGTAACGTGGGCTTtatgatttcaaattttatagcaATCTCTTTAATGATAACTTGCTGGTGATGACAAACTTATACACTGTACAGTATGTAATATTAAGTTCATGCATATTGAAATGttatatttctttatttatttcttctttGCAATGAGTTTtatgatttgaaatatttcttttcgAAAGTCTTCGTCAGAAACGTTGTATATTATGACGTTGAAAAAGCTGCAAAAAGAataacaacacagcattataacaaaaactacttttttgGTTGAAATTTGTGCTATCTAAAATTAAAACCGTACTTCTTAAGCATGTTTTAAAGATACAATGGATTTAAAATGGGGTTGTATTAAGTACTAGCCTGTTGCTTAAAGCGAAGTAATAGCAGATCAGTAAAACCGTTGATATCGTAGTCCATTCTAACGATCCGGAATATAGCAAGTAAACAATAACCAATAAGGGAACTGTAAATAGAGCGTGTTACCAACGATTGTTCAATAAAACTCGGTcaaatattaatttatgtGATTATATTTAGATAGGTTTTGTTGTAGGAAAAGCACAGATCCAAATCTTACGCAGTGTAATAGTAAACAGAGTTTGCATGATTGCGATTGTAATCAGAGGTCTTGCTTTTCGTAGtagcttgtttttgtttgtagcCGTGGCAACAAATTTCCTGCATTTATTGATTGCGAGGTTTTGACGTTGGCGAAGCAAAATACCAGTCGCCAAAATTAGAACGTTCTGCAAAGGAAAACTTTGTTTTCACGATTTAGTTCTTTTTAAAGCATCTTTATTCGATATTTACCACTCGcgatttgatttttaaaatcttaccGTTAACAGGTAtggaaacaaataaaagattaTGAAAGTCCCGATAGCCATGTTGGAATTAGATCCCCGCATCATTTTCAACGGAATAGGAAGGAACAGAAACACGGGAGCACTATAAGTGAATGTTATTTCCTTGGAAACAGCAACTGCAAAATGTGAATGTTCACTTAAAAATATCACTGCGTTTAGTAAGAATAAGTATGTCGCTTAATACATATAAAAGGCCGGATAACGATAACAATGACGTTCCCAAACACAAAATCttaaaagtgaaaacttaAATGCCTTGTTACCAAGACTCGATGAAATTGACGTTAAAATCCACACCATGCCAATTCCCAAATAAACCGATTTTGTGCTTTGCCATTTGTACTTGAACGGTAGTGCTATTGCATAAAACCGCTCCATTGCCATTAAAGCAAGATGGTACGTGGACGACGTGATCGCGAGCAATATGCACATTCCGCCTGCGATTGCCTGTGGTGATCCCCGTAGATCCCATTGCACTCGGTCGAGCTCAAATGGAGTTGAATTCATAGACCAACTAAAGTTGTAAACTGCTACTAACAGGTGTACGCCTAAAAGAAAAGCAGGCATCTAGGTTGGTTGACTTGATTTTTCTTTGACTTTCGACAAACGTGAGAAGGAGTACGAACGAAAACTTTAGAATATTGGTCATGGTAACAATTAAACTTACCAATGGTAACATCCATCATAGCCAGCGAATTTCTACAGATATCCACTTTACTTTCTTTGCCACGCCTGCAACGTCGAATACCCAAAAACAGAGTTAAACAATTTCCAACCAGGATTGCAAGTGCCAAACACAGCACCGTTGAGAGGAAAGCCGCACCTCGGGCTACGCCACATTCTTTGCAatcaaacaaagttaaattgGCGCAACTTTTGTAGACTTTTGCTCTTGTTCCAATACAAACACCAGGAAGAAATGACAAATCATCATCCGTTCTTGCGGTGATTGTACTAGTATTTAAACTTGGGCTAGTCATAATACTTGCTTTCAAGTATATACGTGAAAAGAATTCTATTTAAAACTTCTGTGTAATTGCTATTAATTTCCTTTTTGAAGCATTGATAAGCAATGTCAGACCTTGCTGTATAAATGATGTTacagaaaatacaaagaacAAGTTAATTCTTTAATACAGTATAAGCTACAGGTAGGTCTATATTTTTCTGTATACCGCTATATATCTTGAATTTGATCTTTGACCTTATTTCGACGCTTTTTTTCACCGTTTCATTTACATAAGTTCATCAATGCCAGATTATGTTCATAATCGATTTTAAATTAACATTACGTAATTTAATATTACGTATTTTCCATTAAAATATTAACCATTGACAAATACGATATAGATTATGACGTtaacaaaactataaaaatagCATTTACTGATAtgtaaaatcttttgaaaCCTCATTATTTATTGATTCCAATAAAAACTGGTTGAAATACACTTAAGGACACATCATGAATATATTGTGCAATCAACTTAAAAGAATAGGAACCCCGGCTTTTGcttaaaacaacaatgaaGCTTAGAAAATGTAAGGTTTGGTCACGTTACTAACCCAAGTATAGTGACGACAATAGGGGCAGCCCGTACGTAGGGGATGTAGGGCTGCAACCCATCCTGTGATTTTTGTCAAgtcaaatgaaacaaaatgctaactgatttcagtttttgattcttcttttaatattttttactgctctttttgtattttttaattggAAGCACTTATGGCTGCGCCCGAATGTGTTTGGGTTTGTTTACTTTCTTCGAGTCGCAGAAGGGAAATTCCCTGTTAACAAGTTAGTAGCAAAACAGCTGGTGGTGGGCTGCTGGAGTCGCAGCACGAAATCGTCCGAAACTACGCAGCAGGTCATTGCTTTCAACTGGTTTTAAATAAGCAGATAATACAACTGATGTAGGTCAGTGTTATTACATTGATATTGGACGACTGCAATAGTCACCTGTAGGCTAAAATCGTTTTAACACATAACTTAAAGATGCAATAGGTTAAGGCAGTGTATGTAATAGAGGTTTATATAGGCCTGAAGGCTGTGCCCGAAAAGAGTGGGAAGGAAAACACACAgcctaaaaagaaaaacaagatcATAGACTGTGAATTTATGCGGTAGCCAAAACTAAAGCTTTCGATAGCTTAGGCATACTACCTACACCACATTGGTTTGAAAAGGAAATAGCGGTATGCTGTACGCCTATACGTACATTTTGAATCTGAGAGCATGAGTAGTTCTTGATGATTgtgtaattaattaaattttgctaAACGTTGCAATTTTTTGAAGATCTGGCAGTGAATTTTAGTCCGTACTTTCAAACCGCGTTTGAAAATGAACAAAAGTATAAGGTTTGAAAATCCATAACTAAGCTGCAGTCCTTCCGTTCATACGAACTCACAAGCGGCCATTGAACGAGAAGGCTGCAGAATGCGATTGGGTTACTTTCCGCATCAGTTGTTGGGAAAGTAAAGTCAAAACACAAGACCATCAAAGCTTCTTACCTTATAGCTTTTACTTCATATGGATTGTTATGTATTGGTTCTATGATATTTTCAATAACTGCTTATAGCACCAGAGTTGAAACGCGTTTATTCTTTTGCAGATTTCTTTTGTATATGTCCAAGTTCAAATAACATAGGTCATTATACATTTTATACAGCATGCAAGTATGTAGGGTAATATAGCATGAAAGAAAAGTTGTACTGCGAACAACACCTCGCTCTTGGCAGTCGGACAATTTTTATTTGGCATAGATTTTGTCTTGTTATTCCTCGTTCCCACGCAAGTACTGAGAACGAATGGCAAAACAATATCAAGTTCTTTAGTTGTTATGTACgtagttaaatattttgttatcttgttttcaaattccAAATTTGGGCATAAAAATCTGTTTAAAATccgttttttttattgttggttctcctttcatgaaatttaattaaattaaatttatttacaaaggTACAAACTAACAAACATTTGTATTCAGTGTATTTGTACTTCTGTATTCAGTTTAGATTGTCGACTTTGTAAAACAAATATGACTACACTATAGTTACATCTAGCGCTGTACATATAAATGAAATGTATTCAGCATGCCAAGCACGTAAGTATTTACAATGCTATATGTAAATGAAGCAAAAGATTGTACATGGAAATATCATATTTTCGTTTTAAGGCCGGTGGTTTCTTTTGATGTAATTGATTCTGTGAGCTTTCTTCCGAACTTCCAGCACAGAGCTTGCAACATTTCTTCACGAAAGGCCTTGTCCCGTAAGCTGTAGATTATGACGTTGAAGAGACTGTAAAAGTAGAATTCACCAAGACGTAAAAactgttgtaaatgttatTATCAATTTACAAGAACTTATTTACAGTATTGAAATATTCTTAGAAGTCACGCACAAGTTATAAAGCAATTTATATTCGATTAGCGATTCGATTTAGCACATTCGAACTAAAGCAACAAAATCTCACCTGTTGCTTAAAGTGATGTAGAAACTTACAAGGTAGGGTTGAGATAAACTGTCACAACTTAAATAACGACTATATAGCagtgaagaaaaaagaattgATGGAACTGAAACCAAAAATAAGCGttattaggcctatacatgTGTTTTGGTGAAGATATAGCAGTATAGGCTAATTAGTACGGGTATATAGACTGTGAGTTTTAAGATATGATTTTACATTTACCTGTTAAAAGGACCGAAAGCTGTTTCAAGTTGCAGTTTACTTTTTACCAAATGACTTTATAGCTATTTTTCATTACATGATATGCTAAACAAATTCTTACGCAAGGTGATGGTAAAACAAGTTTGCATTATCGCGACTGTCACcaacgcatttttattttgttgcaaacaGCAACTTTCTGGATTCGTACTTTTACGTTTTTGTGCCAGTGTTCCTGCAAACTTTCGACGTCGGGAAATCATAATACCGGTTCCAATAATGAAAACACTCTGCGATAAAATATGTAAACAGATTGTTAAACTGAAAGTTATCGATTCTGCAGCTTTTGCTGTTACAATCCACTTGTTCTATTTTTAGGCTACTTCTGTTTTTGTCGGAAgttatagttcaaattttttttcattcttaCTTAGTTAATATATATTGAAGACTTACCGTTAGAATGTACGGTACAACATAAAAGATCGTAACTATTGCAAATGCAACATGATAATTTTGCCCCTGAGTTATTACTGTAATAGATGGGTAAAAAACGAATACCGTTGTGGAATAGGAATAGGTGACGTCTTCAACTaaacaaactgaaaaacaatgtaAGCTACTGGTTATGCAGCTAACTAATATTGTGTTAATATCGGTTCCCAACGCTGCAGTTGAAGAttaagttatatatatattgtatcTACATTTAGGCAGGTTCCTATAGACGAAAATGGAACGTTGCAAGGGCAGTCAATCGCAACAATTATGAAAAAAAGTGTCGCCACTCATCATATGTCTAGATTTTATATAATACAACTAAACATACTCAGAGATACGGTCATTGTTGATAAAATCCACACCATTGCAACTCCTGCGTAaactgattttttgttttgccatCTGTAGTTAAACGGTTTTGTTACTGCGTAAAATCGCTCTATTGACAAATAAAGAAGATGATATATAGAAGAAGTGATCCCGAGAAGAAATGATATTCCTGCAGCATATGCTTGCGGCGATTCCCGCAAAGCCAATTGCTCCTTGTCGAGCCCAAGCGGTGTCATATTCATTGACCAGCTGAAATTGTAAGTAACTACAACCAACAGCTGAATACCTGCAAAACAAGGAGGCATTGGTGCTCggagtgtttttttttcgaaaaagggatatttttagaaaatataattatattgtaAACATAAAACATCGGAATAATTTGTGTTAACTACAGAATTTTATGTTCATACTTATCAGAATATCAGCAAACGCCAGTGAGCTTCTACAAATGTCCATTTTACTTGCTTTGCCACGTTTACATCTTCGAAAACCCAAATATATGGTTAAACCGTTTCCAACCAAAATTGCCAATCCCAAGCATACCGCTAGAAATAAAAAGAGCGCTCCACGAAATACTCCACATTCCTGGCAATCGAGCAAAGTTTTGTTGAAGCATTCGATGTAGATTTTCGATGTATTGGCTCGACAAATTCCAGGAAAAGCACAAAGCAGGGAGTGATTATCTGGAATTACATTgacattttgaagaaaaaacagAGAACATATTGTATTTGACCTCAACCGTTGAACAAAGTTAGGCATTAATTACACTCTGTGTGTATAATCGTTGCTTCAAATTCTAGCTGGTCATTCTGTTTGTCTGACTTACAGTTTTTTTCGTACAAGCCATAGTCTGTTGGTAATCTGTCCGGTATCAGAGCAGCAGGCTGATACATTTGCATATACTCTTCCATTTAGCTAATAAAGGACAACCAATATTTAATATCTTATAAGCACttatacaataaatttttggcACTAAATATACATGTTTAAATGCGGAGGTTTCTGAAGCGCTTATTTTCAGTTGATATTTCAATTTAGACCTACACATTTTTTTCATGCACTATATcaaaattactgtatatttaactgaaattttcataaaatttgcacACAAGCATTTAACTACATTTCTCAATCAACAAAATTGCAGAAATGTTTCGCATATAGGCACTTTCGCTTTCTTGTCTATCCATAGATTGCCTTGCTTaagtaataaaactaaaagctcctgtttatttactttacacCTCTCGACCTACTGTATACTATAGATATACTAGTATGTCCTTAACAGTAATTTCAAATCCTTTAAGTAGAAAGAAATCGATTTACATCTTTCTTTCTTTCGCATTCATCAAATGTGCTTTGATAAACAATTATTATCTTCATGAATATTATTTGTCTGTAATTTCCTCTCGCTTTGTCGAAATCTATTTCATTTCTTCAAATAATTCTGCCTTGTAAAGATAAGCGGCTTTTTAATAATAAGCCGCAAATTAATATTTACGTATATGAACAGTTACGTAAAAGCGAAATTTTCCTTATGATGCTCAGACATACAGTAAGTAAACTggtaaaactatttaaaactGGGGTTCCGAAAATGCTGTTATTTAATGATAATATTTGGTCATTTTACCCAATAATTTGACTTTTGGAAAGTTAATGCattaataacagaaaaacaattCCCCATGGTATCACgattttcatttcatattgCTCTCAGTGGAACAACCTTGTAGAAATTTGCAAACGTGTTTTGAGTGTtagtttgctgttgttatcaATCAGTTTATTACCGCTGCTGTCCTTTTGAACTCTATTGGTGATCTATCGTAGCTGATTTATTTTACAGTCGAACAAAAAGTGAAACTTGTCGCTTATTAAATAGAGTGATATTCAATTTCACTACCGGCATGAAACTGATTatcggctggtggcctagacgtcagtctagccggctggtggcctagacgtcagtctagccggctggtggcctagacgtcagtctagccggctggtggcctagacgtcagtctagccggctggtggcctagacgtcagtctagccggctggtggcctagacgtcagtctagccggctggtggcctagacgtcagtctagccggctggtggcctagacgtcagtctagccggctggtggcctagacgtcagtctagccggctggtggcctagacgtcagtctagccggctggtggcctagacgtcagtctagccggctggtggcctagacgtcagtctagccggctggtggcctagacgtcagtctagccggctggtggcctagacgtcagtctagccggctggtggcctagacgtcagtctagccggctggtggcctagacgtcagtctagccggctggtggcctagacgtcagtctagccggctggtggcctagacgtcagtctagccggctggtggcctagacgtcagtctagccggctggtggcctagacgtcagtctagccggctggtggcctagacgtcagtctagccggctggtggcctagacgtcagtctagccggctggtggcctagacgtcagtctagccggctggtggcctagacgtcagtctagccggctggtggcctagacgtcagtctagccggctggtggcctagacgtcagtctagccggctggtggcctagacgtcagtctagccggctggtggcctagacgtcagtctagccggctggtggcctagacgtcagtctagccggctggtggcctagacgtcagtctagccggctggtggcctagacgtcagtctatggtcatcaaacggttgttggctcgtcacTCTGCGGcccgctggtttgaacctgcatcTTGTCGATCGACGTTCACCGATTTTTCCACTGTTGTATGTGTACCCTCCACCCGACCCCTAGTTTCATATTCTTATGAATATGAATATGCAATATCCAGATtaagttgcaaaagtaatataggCTTTGTTggcgggattcgaacgtacgcgggctgggcccaacagatttcgagtctgtcgccttaaccactccgccacgacaactgtgcctattgcatagatgaaatagataaaatgccacatttccgaatatccgtatgaaattgcaaaagtaatatcggcgttgtcggcgggattcgaacctacgcgggcaggaaccaacagatttcgagtctgtcgccttaaccactcggccacgacaactgtgcttaatgcacagatgaaatagataaaatggcgcatttccgattatccatttgaaattgcaaaagtaatatcggcgttgtcggcaggaatCGGGGATTCGATTCAGATttcgggcagggcccaacgacaactgtgcttaaagttcaatgcaaataaataagatcgcacttttctcgaatctgttatgaaaacataatttcaatcccgcgttgtcggcaggattcgaacctacgcggacAGAGCCCTACatatttcaagtctgtcgccttaaccactcggccacgataactgtgcttaatgttcaacgcaaataaataagatggcacttttctcgaatctcttatgaaaacataatttcacatccgcgttgtcggcag
Proteins encoded in this window:
- the LOC143446726 gene encoding uncharacterized protein LOC143446726 gives rise to the protein MMDVTIGVHLLVAVYNFSWSMNSTPFELDRVQWDLRGSPQAIAGGMCILLAITSSTYHLALMAMERFYAIALPFKYKWQSTKSVYLGIGMVWILTSISSSLVAVSKEITFTYSAPVFLFLPIPLKMMRGSNSNMAIGTFIIFYLFPYLLTNVLILATGILLRQRQNLAINKCRKFVATATNKNKLLRKARPLITIAIMQTLFTITLLPLLVIVYLLYSGSLEWTTISTVLLICYYFALSNSFFNVIIYNVSDEDFRKEIFQIIKLIAKKK